Proteins from a genomic interval of Zingiber officinale cultivar Zhangliang chromosome 1B, Zo_v1.1, whole genome shotgun sequence:
- the LOC121993214 gene encoding external alternative NAD(P)H-ubiquinone oxidoreductase B3, mitochondrial-like — translation MRFAAAFFDVTLQAIRRPPKFSQLLVICAISGGGIIAYADAKSDHNFDAPGATNKKKLVVLGTGWAGTSFLRNVDTSQYDVKVVSPRNYFLFTPLLPSVTCGTVEPRSIAEPIRNIMRKKGEQIQFWEAECHKIDPVNKKILCRSNICTNSEGKGEFAVDYDYLVVALGAKPNTFNTPGVVENCHFLKEIEDTQRIRRSVMNCFERACLPGLSDEEKRNNLHFVIVGGGPTGVEFAAELHDFVSEDLANLYPTVKDLVKISVIEAGVHILTMFDKRITEFAEQKFQRDGIDVKTNFRVIKVNDKTITMSSGLTGEISVPYGMVVWSTGIGTRPVILDFMKQVGQADRRVLATDEWLRVPNCDGVYALGDCATISQRKVMEDIAAIFRVADKDNSGTLTVKGIKDVLEDICERYPQVELYMKSQQLENFADLFKDASDDALKESKKLDIEVFKKALANVDSQVKMLPATAQVAAQQGNYLAKCFNKMKICEEHPEGPLRIRGSGRHRFHPFGYRHLGQFAPLGGEQTAAQLPGDWVSIGHSSQWLWYSVYASKQVSWRTRFLVVSDWIRRFIYGRDSSCI, via the exons ATGCGGTTCGCAGCCGCCTTCTTCGATGTAACATTACAAGCGATTCGACGccctcctaaattctcccaactTCTCGTCATATGTGCTATCAG TGGTGGCGGCATAATAGCCTATGCTGATGCAAAGTCAGATCATAATTTTGATGCACCTGGAGCAACCAACAAGAAGAAGTTGGTTGTTCTTGGAACAGGTTGGGCTGGCACTAGTTTCTTGAGAAATGTAGACACCTCCCAGTATGACGTGAAAGTGGTGTCGCCGCGTAACTATTTTCTGTTCACTCCTCTACTGCCAAGCGTCACTTGTGGAACTGTTGAACCACGTAGTATCGCAGAGCCTATTCGCAATATCATGCGAAAG AAAGGTGAGCAGATTCAATTTTGGGAAGCTGAGTGTCACAAGATCGATCCAGTTAACAAGAAAATTCTCTGCCGCTCCAATATTTGCACAAACTCGGAAGGGAAAGGGGAATTTGCAGTAGATTATGATTACTTGGTCGTTGCACTCGGAGCAAAGCCGAATACCTTCAACACTCCTGGTGTAGTGGAGAACTGCCATTTCCTAAAG GAAATAGAGGATACACAAAGAATCAGGAGGAGTGTGATGAATTGCTTCGAGAGAGCATGCCTTCCGGGCCTTAGTGatgaagaaaaaagaaataaCCTTCATTTCGTTATTGTTGGTGGAGGTCCAACTGGCGTTGAATTTGCAGCAGAactgcatgattttgtgagtgaAGATTTGGCCAACTTGTATCCCACTGTTAAAGATTTGGTGAAAATTTCAGTAATTGAGGCCGGGGTGCATATCTTGACAAT GTTTGACAAAAGGATAACTGAATTTGCTGAACAAAAGTTCCAAAGAGATGGTATTGATGTGAAAACCAATTTCCGGGTTATCAAGGTAAATGATAAGACCATCACTATGAGTAGTGGGCTGACCGGAGAAATTTCAGTCCCCTATGGAATGGTGGTTTGGTCTACTGGAATTGGCACCCGCCCAGTAATACTGGATTTTATGAAGCAAGTTGGGCAG GCTGATAGACGGGTATTAGCAACTGATGAGTGGTTGAGAGTCCCAAATTGTGATGGTGTCTATGCTCTTGGTGATTGTGCAACAATAAGTCAGAGAAAAGTCATG gaAGACATCGCAGCTATTTTTAGAGTTGCAGACAAGGATAATTCTGGAACTCTAACTGTGAAAGGCATCAAAGATGTACTGGAGGATATCTGTGAGAGGTACCCTCAGGTGGAGCTTTACATGAAGAGCCAGCAGTTGGAGAATTTTGCTGATCTATTTAAGGATGCGAGTGACGATGCTCTCAAAGAATCCAAAAAATTGGACATTGAAGTGTTTAAGAAAGCTCTTGCCAATGTGGATTCACAGGTTAAGATGCTACCTGCTACAGCTCAG GTTGCTGCACAACAAGGCAACTATCTTGCTAAATGTTTTAACAAGATGAAAATCTGCGAGGAGCACCCTGAAGGTCCTCTTCGTATAAGAGGGTCAGGTCGTCATCGGTTCCATCCATTTGG GTATCGGCATTTGGGCCAATTTGCTCCTTTGGGTGGAGAGCAAACGGCTGCACAGCTGCCTGGAGATTGGGTTTCTATTGGTCACAGCTCGCAGTGGCTTTGGTACTCTGTGTATGCAAG TAAGCAAGTGAGTTGGCGCACGAGATTCCTTGTGGTATCTGATTGGATCAGGAGGTTCATATATGGAAGAGATTCAAGCTGCATCTAA